GGGGCGGTGCGGGCGCACCTGCCGCTGGTGTGGGCGGTGGAGCTGGCGCTCGCCGGGCTGCGGGAGGGCGAGGCGGCGGCGAACGACCTGATGGACGCCCTGTGGCCGGCCGCCCAGCCGGTGGTGCGGCGGCTGGCCGAGGAGGACGCGCCCGGCGGTCGGCCGGAGGTGGCCCGGTCGGCCCGCACGGCGCTGGGCCGCTTGCCGGTGCCGCCGAGCGGGCGCCTGGAGCTGCGGCTGCTCGGCCCGGTCGACCTGCGCCGCGACGGCCGGCTGGTCGACTCGCCCGACTGGCGGCGGGAGCGGGTGCGGTCGCTGCTGGCCCACCTGGCGTTGGAGCGGCCGGTGAGCCGGGAGCGGCTGGCCGCCGACCTGTGGCCGACGCTCGACGTCGAGGCCCAGTCACGCAACCTGCGGGTGACCCTGTCGTACCTGCTCCGGGTGCTGGAGCCCGACCGGGTCGACCGCGACGCCTCGTTCCTGGTGCGCACCCACGGCGGCGGCCTGGTGCTGGAGGGCGGCGACCACCTGCACGTCGACCTGTGGGACTTCGACGCCCACCACGCGGAGGCCACCGCAGCCGACCGCAGGGGCGCCCCGTCCCTGGCGCTGGGGCCGATGCGGGCGGCAGTCGCGCTGTGGCGGGGCGACCCGACCGAGCTGGCCGGCGAGGAGTGGGCGCTGCCGGAGGTGGAGCAACGCCGCCAGCGGCTGGTGGCAATGGCCTGCCGGGCGGGCGAGCTGCTGCTGGCCCGGGGCGAGCCCGACGAGGCGGAGGAGCTGGCGGCGGCGGCGCTGCAGGCCGACATCTGGTCGGAGCGGGGGCACCACGTGAGCGTGGCGGCGCACGTCGCCCGCCGCGACGACCGAGGCGTGCGGGCGGCGCTCGACCGCTACGACACCGCCCTCGTCGACCTGGGCCTCGTGGCCGCCGACCGGGCGAGCCGGCTGCGGGAACTGGCCGCCGCGGCCGGCGTCGACGCCCTCCGGATCTGACCGAGATTTCGTTGGGCAAACACCGTCATGATCCCAACGCGCCCTGTTCTCATCGGGTGACGCCGTGCCGGCAGTGTCCTTGTCCCTAACACCGCCTTGTTAGTTGGGCACTCCGGCACGGCGTCACCACGTCACTGCATCCCTGGTCAGCGCACCTTCCGGAAGAGCTCCCGGACGTCGGCGAGCAGCAGGTCGGGGGCCTCCAGAGCGGCGAAGTGGCCACCCCGGTCGAACTCGGTCCACTGGACGACGTCGTGCTCCTTCTCGGCCAGGCTCCGGATCGTCACGTCGCCGGGGAAGACCGCCACGCCGGTCGGGACGCCCGAGATCGGCTTGGTCGTGCCCCAGTCGGCGCTCTCCCGGTAGAGCCGGGCCGACGAGCCCGCCGTCGCCGTCAGCCAGTAGATGCTGACGTTGGTGAGCAGGAGGTCGCGGTCGACGGCGTCCTCCGGCAGGTCCCGGGTCGGGTCGGTCCACTCCTTGAACTTCTCCACGATCCAGGCGAGCTGGCCGGCGGGGGAGTCGTTCAGCCCGAACGCCAGCGTCTGCGGCCGGGTCGACTGGATGATGGCGTAGCCCGACTTCTCGTTGTTCCACGCCTCCATCAGCTCGAGCCGGGCCCTCTCGGCGTCGTTGTAGCTGCTCACGTCGTCGCTGCCGTCCCAGGCCGGGAACGTGAGGAGGTTGTTGACGTGGACGCCGGCGACGTGCTCGGTGTCGATGCGGCCCAGGTCGGGCGCCACCCAGGCGCCGACGTCGCCGCCCTGGGCGCCGTAGCGGTCGTAGCCGAGGCGGGCCATGAGCCCGGCGATCACCTCGGCGAACCGCTCGGTGGCACCGGCCCGGCGGGTCGGACCGGAGAAGCCGAAGCCGGGCAGCGACGGGATCACCAGGTGGAAGGCGTCGGCCGGGTCGCCGCCGTGGGCGGCCGGATCGGAGAGCGGGCCGATCAGCTCGAGGAACTCGACGATCGAGCCGGGCCAGCCGTGGAGCAGCACCAGTGGCAGGGCGGTCGGCTCGGGCGACCGCACGTGCAGGAAGTGCACCCGCTGGCCCTCGATCTCGGTGACGAACTGGGGGTGCTCGTTGAGCCGGGCCTCCTGCTTGCGCCAGTCGTAGGCGGTCGCCCAGTGGTCGGCGAGGCCCTTCAGGTAGCTGGTGGGCACGCCGTACGACCAGCCCACGTCGGGCAGCTCGTCGGGCCAGCGGGTGTCGGCGAGCCGGGCCTTCAGGTCGTCGAGCTGGGCCTGGGGGATGTCGATGCGGAAGGGCTGGATCTCGTCGTCGGTGCTCATGGATGGCACGGTACGACGGCCATTAGGACAGCTTCGGTCCTAATGGTCTGGCAAGGTTGGCGGCATGCTCGAGACCTCCGCCCGGCTGCTCCGCCTGCTGTCGTTGCTGCAGGCCCGCCCCGACTGGACCGGCGGCGAGCTGGCCGACCGGCTGGGTGTCACCACCCGCACGGTGCGCCGCGACGTCGACCGCCTGCGGGAGCTCGGCTACCCGGTCGACGCCACCCGGGGCACCGCCGGCTACCGGCTGGGGGCGGGCGCCAACATGCCGCCGCTGCTGCTCGACGACGACGAGGCGGTCGCCGTGGCCGTCGGGCTCGCGAGCGCCGCGGGCGGCACCGTCCGCGGCATCGCCGAGACATCGCTGCGGGCGCTCGCCAAGCTGGAGCAGGTGCTGCCGGCGCGCCTGCGGCACCGGGTGAACACCGTGGCCGGCGCCACCGTGCGGGTCGACATGCCGGCGACGGCGATCGACGCGGCCACGCTGCTGCAGATCGCCGAGACGTGCCGGCGCCACGAGCGGCTGCGCTTCGACTACACGGCCGCCGACGGTCGGGAGTCGCGGCGGCTGGTCGAGCCGCACTCGCTGGTGAGCTGGGGGCGGCGCTGGTACCTGGTGGCGTGGGACGTCGACCGGTCCGACTGGCGCTCCTTCCGGGTCGACCGCCTGACGCCCCGGCGGGTCACCGGGCCCTCGTTCGAGCCGCGGGAACCGCCCGACGGCGACGTCACCACCTACCTGTCCCGGCAGCTGTCGGCCCGCACGTGGCCGTGGCGCACGGTGGTCACGATGCACGCCCCGGCCGACGTCGTGTCGGAGTGCCTGTGGCCGGGGATGGGCGCCGTCGAGGCCGTCGACGACTCGTCCTGCCTGCTC
This Acidimicrobiales bacterium DNA region includes the following protein-coding sequences:
- a CDS encoding epoxide hydrolase, with the protein product MSTDDEIQPFRIDIPQAQLDDLKARLADTRWPDELPDVGWSYGVPTSYLKGLADHWATAYDWRKQEARLNEHPQFVTEIEGQRVHFLHVRSPEPTALPLVLLHGWPGSIVEFLELIGPLSDPAAHGGDPADAFHLVIPSLPGFGFSGPTRRAGATERFAEVIAGLMARLGYDRYGAQGGDVGAWVAPDLGRIDTEHVAGVHVNNLLTFPAWDGSDDVSSYNDAERARLELMEAWNNEKSGYAIIQSTRPQTLAFGLNDSPAGQLAWIVEKFKEWTDPTRDLPEDAVDRDLLLTNVSIYWLTATAGSSARLYRESADWGTTKPISGVPTGVAVFPGDVTIRSLAEKEHDVVQWTEFDRGGHFAALEAPDLLLADVRELFRKVR
- a CDS encoding YafY family protein, which produces MLETSARLLRLLSLLQARPDWTGGELADRLGVTTRTVRRDVDRLRELGYPVDATRGTAGYRLGAGANMPPLLLDDDEAVAVAVGLASAAGGTVRGIAETSLRALAKLEQVLPARLRHRVNTVAGATVRVDMPATAIDAATLLQIAETCRRHERLRFDYTAADGRESRRLVEPHSLVSWGRRWYLVAWDVDRSDWRSFRVDRLTPRRVTGPSFEPREPPDGDVTTYLSRQLSARTWPWRTVVTMHAPADVVSECLWPGMGAVEAVDDSSCLLHLGGESPHNLAWLVTSIGIDFTVTDPPELVAAVAALADRCARAVS